In the genome of Dunckerocampus dactyliophorus isolate RoL2022-P2 chromosome 6, RoL_Ddac_1.1, whole genome shotgun sequence, one region contains:
- the LOC129182557 gene encoding nucleosome-remodeling factor subunit BPTF-like isoform X4 — protein MRGRRGRPPKQAAAMREGSPGPVRGSRSGRGRGMRGRGRGRGRGRGRSFSDGACASASAEVDAEISGRENFHLSRGRKKVGTAAAAETSRGRGGRGRGRGSRGGRGSRGGVRRPPIKVVYDDNSDEEDDNLSYRSEEDELLNDNPSSDLEEEEEALGNDSDYLEELEQDDDDASYCTESSAMSHSSLGSMPGKRRSQVAQQQSPIFEAQDIPPLELPKSSEDLPVPTSQLLNVSAVYEVLRNFGTVLRLSPFRFEDFCAAVASQEQCMLLAETHISLLKAILREEDTSNTTFGPADVKDSVNSTLYFVDGMTWPEVLRAYCESDAEYRHVLPLQEGEDYPFEPLESKIKVLQFLVDQFLATNIAREELMSEGVVAYDDHCRVCHRLGDLLCCETCAAVYHLECVKPPLQEVPEDEWQCEVCVAHKVPGVADCIPEVQKTRPFLRQLPVGYDRHHRKYWFLNRRIVVEEDGEQEDKAIWYYSTKVQLAELIDCLDKEYWEADLYAALEEIRDEVHAHMDITEDLTNKARGNNRCFLTVANEEILERLRAKREEELEEVKRRAAEEALKARLEQVQDEVEEVDVVKESEDTKLSEGEGLQDIDVKDAAKEDEKETNGDVKEEKKYGVTAEGENTSSECVPLSGDDVPSLSHPNQMEENSNSSVVVTPRGPELPDLADKSSQSSLASFEDTGESKDSSSGEMVCLGSKKSAATRMVTRLRNPDSKLSQMKSQQVAAALHEANKSFKDGKEILIVNAQGDVTRVSTRSKDVVMKGVVCQFFKLGQEGKYRVYHNQYSTNALALNKHQHREDHDKRRHLSHKFCMTPAGEFKWNGSIHGSKLITISTLRLTIIQLENNIPSPFMHPNWASHRTNWIKAVQMCSKAREFALALAILECAIKPVATMPVWKDSLGHTRLNRMTSMEREEKEKLKKREKKLEDEETMQQATWVKYTFPIKHQVWKQKGEEYRVTGYGGWSWISKTYVQRFLPRLPGNTNANYRKELEDAKLGLKCTLLNLSQRHSVHEPESQGVSDLISDTMTDNKSSLPSKPVTDNQILVEKLESSEELKEDMKEETSEGLYVDQSPAKMEVDPTDLQSEDGQMPSVKEVHADDPLRPFNYDVVDVSKGFLTRIPYKKKVKPSKLDSLLERRVKQHAIEQLQKRQGSPTKSQTPTPATPSSTPPPQSTPVRPRLPLKPQTLVQTLFKECECVKEEQTSETPGPADIGRVECGSQAANEVASPLSSAPDSTPKDCCRLDAGESTSPNQTSTVSPELEIDSEERTMGPKDCSSEQQTGSDCIDTPNTALIENIGSEVPNVDLVRTLIKDVDQKNSQNTSLPKPSLQSPETLSAMEMALQANGMVADENQENRQGTPERSPVSVSPLPQMNGNDGLESDVRLSPINSVHSNSTKVNNIDQVEDQGKQQKPLVNGDFSLANKSIHAGEKETISKETAERNITSDADYKPPIKVLKLENNIDAHTKSSPLHKSTSAAHSANAKGTPAVKIIRMAPSPIPSAEESSLSDEFAEENSESGMTTPFKTLFTQVTTTSTTTTTTVVSTETRTLPLNASVEAETSMAESAVSTLTTMTKTTVTKISSSSPSKDSQSEIIAQKQETTFSSSVMKSTMGPHGTSVSHVFQEDSTTRGRVRLLKFSVNKKARSDTALPSYRKFVTKSNRKSIFVLPHDSLKVLGRRGGFREVAVFNYNAKPAQDIWPYPSPRPTFGITWRYRLQTVKTLAGVSLMLRLLWACLRWDDMAVKPSAAVSTARTETSDTEITTTEIIKRRDVGPNSIRSEYCIRKIVWPLGAPETPKETHTPQRKGLRSSALRPKKPEPAKQTGPVVMETWVAEEELDLWEIRAFSERVEKEKAQAAEQAKKRQEQKPGSITVTPTGTPTPPAVTPKVVVGSLSGQGTPSAKVVLTSKVGGPVKYQQNKNFQQSFATWIKQGQGTQVGTEANAAAAGGHTFQITETTIDGKVVTTKVPLPANSKIITVNIPTSQGGVVQQKVLGIIPPSTAGGARTFTALQPRNMRPGLPGSHQPIRPKTVTGAMGKTVLPAPLVVQQGQAGQQVVTQILQGQTVSTSVTGASPVATVTGQVAASTTTAGTSSGQVKLTLAQLAQLTQKQQAGSGGDRQASVTGTHQAVTVMIQGQGQTTGQLQVIPHGVTVIPGPGQQLMQATLPNGQVQRFLFTPPSTVATPTSNTATTPSSQPNSDSTKTPAQPAQQAAAPFQPGVATLTATSTPQGQLPPLTQAHMPIQSPTSLQGGTAKLQQTPQLIMSGLQQQVQVLAQLQAQSGTSVPQHFKLQLPIQIQQTGLKSTQGAEIGNVVTIQAASIQEQLQRIQQLREQQKKKKKQAAEVKKEQALNSVSQRDLIQKQVWVVTKQNALIEYLKQKKTVTPEEKEENQRCVRV, from the exons ATGAGGGGGAGACGAGGAAGGCCGCCCAAACAGGCAGCAGCGATGCGGGAAGGCTCACCCGGGCCAGTCCGCGGCTCTCGGAGCGGAAGGGGCAGAGGGATGCGAGGACGGGGACGAGGCAGAGGACGGGGTCGCGGACGCAGCTTCAGTGACGGCGCTTGTGCTAGCGCCTCTGCCGAGGTGGACGCTGAAATATCCGGCCGGGAGAACTTTCATTTGTCCCGGGGCCGCAAGAAAGTTGGAACCGCCGCCGCCGCTGAGACATCGCGGGGCAGGGGAGGCAGAGGAAGAGGCAGGGGGTCGAGAGGCGGCCGCGGCAGTAGAGGCGGAGTGAGACGGCCTCCGATCAAGGTGGTGTACGACGACAACAGCGACGAGGAGGACGACAATTTGAGCTACCGATCGGAGGAAGACGAACTCCTGAACGATAACCCCTCGTCTGATcttgaggaagaagaggaggccttggggaacgACTCGGACTATCTGGAGGAGCTAGaacaagatgatgatgatgccagCTACTGCACCGAGAGTAGTGCAATGAGCCACAGCTCGCTCGGTAGCATGCCAG GCAAGCGAAGGAGTCAAGTGGCACAGCAACAGTCTCCCATCTTTGAGGCACAAGACATTCCCCCCTTGGAGCTTCCCAAGTCCTCCGAGGACCTCCCGGTTCCTACCTCACAGCTTCTCAACGTGTCCGCCGTCTACGAGGTTCTCCGCAACTTCGGCACAGTGCTGCGCCTCTCTCCTTTCCGCTTTGAGGATTTCTGCGCGGCAGTGGCTAGCCAGGAGCAGTGCATGCTGCTAGCAGAGACTCACATCTCCTTGCTCAAAGCTATTCTCAGAGAGGAGGACACTTCCAATACCACCTTTGGGCCTGCTGACGTAAAGGATTCTGTTAATTCAACGCTCTATTTTGTGGACGGTATGACCTGGCCGGAGGTTTTGAGGGCGTACTGTGAGAGCGACGCGGAATACCGGCACGTTCTACCTTTGCAGGAAGGGGAAGATTACCCCTTTGAACCGTTGGAGAGTAAAATTAAAGTTCTTCAATTTTTAGTGGACCAGTTCCTGGCGACCAACATCGCGAGGGAAGAGCTCATGTCAGAAGGCGTGGTGGCCTATGACGACCACTGCCGGGTGTGCCACCGCCTTGGCGACCTGCTGTGCTGTGAGACGTGTGCAGCTGTTTACCACCTGGAGTGTGTGAAGCCACCGCTGCAGGAAGTGCCCGAAGACGAGTGGCAGTGTGAGGTGTGCGTGGCCCACAAGGTGCCCGGAGTGGCTGACTGCATCCCCGAGGTACAGAAGACAAGACCATTCCTTCGCCAGCTGCCAGTCGGCTATGACAGACACCACCGCAAATACTGGTTCCTGAATCGCCGCATTGTTGT AGAAGAGGATGGTGAGCAGGAGGATAAAGCCATCTGGTACTACAGCACCAAG GTCCAGCTAGCTGAGCTCATAGACTGCTTGGATAAAGAATACTGGGAGGCCGACCTCTATGCTGCCCTTGAAGAAATTAGGGATGAGGTTCACGCACACATGGATATCACAGAGGACCTCACCAACAAGGCTCGGGGCAACAACAGGTGTTTCCTCACCGTCGCTAATG AGGAGATCCTGGAGCGTCTGCGGGCCAAGAGGGAGGAAGAACTGGAGGAGGTGAAGAGGCGGGCCGCTGAGGAGGCCCTCAAAGCTCGTCTGGAGCAGGTGCAGGACGAGGTGGAGGAGGTGGATGTGGTGAAAGAAAGTGAAGATACCAAGTTGAGTGAAGGCGAAGGACTTCAGGACATCGACGTCAAAGATGCGGCCAAGGAGGACGAGAAGGAGACAAATGGAGATGTCAAGGAGGAGAAGAAATATGGTGTCACAGCTGAAG GAGAAAACACATCATCCGAATGTGTTCCTCTCAGTGGCGATGATGTCCCAAGTCTGAGCCATCCCAACCAGATGGAGGAAAACAGTAATAGTAGTGTCGTGGTCACACCCAGGGGCCCTGAACTTCCAGACTTGGCTGACAAGTCCTCCCAGTCATCCCTGGCAAGCTTCGAAGACACAG GAGAGAGCAAAGATTCCTCCAGTGGAGAAATGGTGTGTCTCGGGAGTAAAAAGTCTGCTGCAACTCGCATGGTGACTCGCCTGAGAAACCCAGACAGCAAGCTGAGCCAGATGAAGAGCCAGCAGGTGGCTgctgcccttcatgaagccaaTAAGAGCTTCAAGGACGGTaaagag ATCCTCATAGTAAATGCACAAGGTGATGTCACCCGTGTCAGCACACGCAGCAAGGACGTGGTGATGAAGGGCGTGGTCTGCCAATTCTTCAAACTGGGCCAGGAGGGGAAGTATCGTGTCTATCACAACCAGTATAGCACAAACGCCCTGGCCCTCAACAAGCACCAGCACAGAGAG GACCACGACAAAAGGCGGCACCTCTCCCACAAATTCTGCATGACACCGGCAGGGGAATTCAAGTGGAATGGGTCCATCCATGGTTCTAAGCTGATCACCATCTCTACACTGAGACTCACCATCATCCAGTTGGAGAACAATATTCCATCACCGTTCATGCACCCGAATTGGGCCTCACACAG AACCAACTGGATCAAAGCAGTACAAATGTGCAGCAAGGCCAGAGAGTTTGCTCTAGCCCTGGCCATCCTGGAGTGTGCCATCAAGCCTGTGGCAACCATGCCGGTCTGGAAGGACTCACTTGGCCACACCAG gttaAACCGCATGACTTCCATGGAGCGTGAGGAGAAAGAGAAACTAAAGAAGAGGGAGAAGAAGCTGGAGGATGAAGAGACGATGCAACAGGCCACCTGGGTCAAATACACTTTTCCAATTAAGCACCAG GTGTGGAAGCAGAAAGGAGAAGAGTATCGTGTTACTGGCTACGGGGGTTGGAGTTGGATCAGTAAAACCTATGTCCAGAGGTTTCTACCAAGGCTTCCTGGAAACACCAATGCCAATTACCGCAAAGAACTTGAAG aTGCTAAGCTTGGCCTGAAGTGCACCCTTTTGAACTTGAGTCAACGACACAGTGTCCATGAACCTGAATCTCAGGGAGTCTCTGACTTGATCAGTGATACCATGACAGATAACAAGTCATCTCTGCCCTCCAAACCTGTCACAGACAATCAGATCTTAGTTGAAAAATTGGAGTCTAGCGAAGAGCTAAAAGAGGACATGAAAGAAGAGACATCCGAGGGACTGTATGTGGACCAGTCACCAGCCAAGATGGAGGTGGATCCTACAGACTTACAGTCAGAAGAtgggcaaa TGCCAAGTGTTAAGGAGGTGCACGCAGATGACCCCCTTCGCCCTTTTAACTACGATGTCGTGGATGTCAGCAAGGGCTTCCTCACCCGCATcccttacaagaagaaagtcaaaccCTCTAAACTTGACAGCCTGCTGGAGCGGCGAGTGAAGCAGCATGCTATCGAACAGCTGCAGAAGCGGCAGGGGTCTCCGACTAAATCCCAGACTCCTACGCCTGCTACACCCTCTTCAACACCTCCGCCTCAGAGCACCCCCGTCCGGCCACGGTTGCCGCTTAAGCCCCAGACTCTGGTTCAGACACTGTTCAAAGAGTGTGAATGTGTGAAAGAAGAGCAAACTTCAGAAACACCTGGGCCTGCAGATATTGGAAGAGTTGAATGTGGCAGTCAGGCTGCCAATGAGGTAGCCTCTCCCCTTTCTTCTGCCCCTGATTCAACACCCAAAGACTGTTGTAGGTTGGATGCAGGAGAATCTACTTCTCCAAACCAGACCAGCACCGTTTCCCCAGAACTGGAGATAGACTCAGAAGAAAGGACTATGGGGCCAAAAGATTGCTCCTCAGAGCAACAAACAGGCAGTGATTGTATAGACACTCCCAACACTGCACTTATTGAAAATATTGGGTCTGAGGTACCTAATGTGGACTTGGTAAGGACACTTATAAAAGATGTTGACCAAAAAAACAGTCAGAACACATCCCTTCCCAAACCATCCTTACAAAGCCCAGAGACATTAAGCGCAATGGAGATGGCCTTGCAGGCAAATGGCATGGTGGCTGATGAAAATCAGGAGAACAGACAAGGTACTCCTGAACGTTCTCCTGTTTCAgtttctcctcttcctcagaTGAACGGCAACGATGGTTTGGAGAGTGATGTCAGGTTGAGTCCAATTAATAGTGTTCATAGTAACAGTACCAAGGTGAACAACATTGATCAAGTAGAGGATCAGGGTAAACAACAAAAGCCTTTGGTTAATGGAGATTTTTCTCTTGCGAACAAAAGTATACACGCTGGGGAAAAGGAGACTATCTCTAAAGAAACAGCTGAGCGCAACATAACATCAGATGCGGACTACAAACCTCCCATAAAGGTGTTAAAGCTGGAAAACAACATAGATGCACATACAAAGAGCTCTCCACTTCACAAAAGCACATCAGCAGCTCATTCTGCAAATGCTAAAGGCACTCCTGCAGTCAAGATCATCAGAATGGCGCCCTCTCCTATACCATCAGCAGAGGAGTCCAGTTTGAGTGATGAGTTTGCAGAGGAGAATAGCGAAAGTGGCATGACTACTCCATTCAAGACCCTCTTCACACAGGTAACAACCACCTCCACGACCACCACCACTACAGTGGTTTCCACAGAGACGAGGACACTGCCACTAAACGCATCTGTAGAAGCTGAAACATCTATGGCGGAGAGCGCTGTGTCCACCCTCACCACCATGACCAAAACAACTGTGACCAAAATCTCTTCCTCTAGTCCGTCAAAAGACAGCCAGAGTGAAATAATTGCACAAAAACAGGAGACAACCTTTTCATCCTCCGTCATGAAGTCAACAATGGGCCCGCATGGTACCTCGGTGTCGCATGTATTCCAGGAAGACTCCACAACCAGAGGCCGTGTACGCCTCCTTAAATTCTCCGTCAACAAGAAGGCGCGCTCGGACACAGCCCTTCCGTCTTATCGCAAGTTTGTCACCAAGAGCAACCGCAAGAGCATTTTTGTGTTGCCTCACGACAGTTTGAAGGTGCTGGGAAGGCGGGGGGGATTCCGTGAGGTTGCTGTATTTAACTATAACGCCAAACCGGCCCAGGATATCTGGCCGTATCCTTCACCCCGGCCGACATTTGGTATCACCTGGAG atatcGCTTGCAGACAGTGAAGACTTTGGCTGGTGTGAGTCTGATGCTGAGACTGCTTTGGGCCTGTTTAAGATGGGATGACATGGCTGTGAAACCATCCGCAGCTGTCAGTACTGCACGTACAG AGACATCAGACACTGAAATCACCACCACAGAGATCATAAAGCGTCGTGACGTGGGTCCCAACAGCATTCGTTCAGAATACTGTATCCGCAAAATAGTTTGGCCTCTTGGAGCTCCTGAGACTCCCAAAG AAACCCATACCCCACAGAGGAAGGGGCTGCGCTCCAGCGCCTTGCGTCCCAAGAAGCCCGAGCCTGCCAAGCAGACGGGCCCAGTTGTGATGGAGACCTGGGTTGCTGAGGAAGAACTGGACTTGTGGGAGATCAGAGCCTTCTCAGAGAG ggtagaaaaagaaaaagctcaGGCAGCTGAACAAGCTAAG AAACGTCAGGAGCAGAAACCAGGCTCGATCACAGTCACGCCGACAGGAACTCCCACGCCACCTGCCGTGACACCTAAGGTCGTGGTGGGTTCGCTGTCAGGCCAGGGAACTCCAAGCGCCAAGGTGGTTCTGACCTCCAAGGTGGGCGGCCCGGTCAAATATCAGCAGAACAAGAATTTCCAGCAGTCATTTGCCACTTGGATTAAACAGGGTCAAGGCACACAAG TGGGCACAGAGGCCAATGCGGCCGCAGCTGGCGGGCACACATTTCAGATTACCGAAACCACAATAGATGGAAAAGTAGTGACCACCAAGGTGCCGCTTCCAGCCAACAGCAAGATCATCACAGTCAACATACCAACTTCACAAGGag GAGTTGTGCAGCAGAAGGTGCTTGGTATCATCCCGCCCAGTACAGCAGGGGGTGCTCGGACCTTTACAGCATTACAGCCACGCAACATGAGGCCTGGTCTCCCAGGCTCCCATCAACCG ATCCGTCCTAAGACCGTGACTGGAGCTATGGGGAAGACGGTTCTTCCAGCACCCCTTGTGGTACAGCAAG gtCAGGCTGGTCAACAAGTAGTGACTCAGATCCTACAAGGCCAGACAGTATCCACCTCAGTTACTGGAGCCAGTCCTGTTGCCACAGTTACTGGCCAGGTGGCAGCCAGCACAACTACGGCAGGAACGTCATCCGGCCAGGTTAAACTCACCCTGGCGCAGCTCGCTCAGCTAACACAG AAGCAGCAGGCTGGCTCAGGTGGGGATCGCCAGGCGAGTGTCACCGGCACCCATCAGGCTGTGACTGTGATGATCCAGGGTCAAGGGCAGACAACCGGTCAGCTTCAGGTCATACCTCACGGAGTTACCGTCATCCCCGGTCCTGGCCAGCAGCTTATGCAGGCCACCCTGCCCAACGGTCAGGTGCAGCGCTTCTTATTCACGCCGCCATCCACAGTGGCCACACCCACGTCAAACACAG CTACCACACCCTCCAGTCAGCCAAACTCTGACTCCACGAAAACGCCGGCCCAGCCTGCTCAACAGGCAGCCGCCCCGTTCCAACCAGGGGTAGCGACCCTAACCGCCACCAGCACCCCACAAGGCCAGTTACCCCCACTGACGCAGGCCCACATGCCCATTCAGTCTCCCACCTCGCTGCAAGGAGGAACTGCCAAGCTACAGCAGACGCCCCAGCTCATCATGTCTGGGCTGCAGCAGCAGGTCCAG